TTTTCATCGTACATAGTTTCTAGCATATCTTTGACGATTTCACGTACTTGGTCGTCAACAACAGTTACTTCTTTTGCGATTGTACGTAAACGTTCATCTGGAAATCTTAAAACTTCTAACCTAGCCATAGTTACCTTTTACACTTATGCTTAAATTTAGGGTATCGTATGTTCTTATTTTAGCCATTCACGTTCCCCTTTAACAGGTTTTGATTAATAATAATGAAAAAACACTATGAGGAAGCTCAATGAAATCTCCATTCATTGCAATAATACTTGCATTAGGTGCTGCTTTTCCTGTTCTAGCAGATGTACTAACTATAAAAAAAGACGCTCCTAAACAATACGTTGTAAAAAAAGGTGACACGCTTTGGGATATCTCAGCGATATATTTAAACGAGCCGTGGCTTTGGCCTGAGTTATGGCAAATGAACCCGCAAATAGACAACCCTCATCTTATTTACCCGGGCGATGCGTTAGCATTAATTTACGATGCAGACGGTAATCCGCGTTTAGTGATTAATAAAGCGTATAGAAAGCTATCACCTATGGGGCGTATTACACCTAAAGGGAAAGACGCTATCACCACGTTACCGCTTGAGTTGATTAAACCGTATTTGTCGTTTGAACAAGCGATAAACAGCGATACGATAAAAGAAAAACCCTACATTTTGGGTGCAAACGAAAATACTAAAACCCAAACAATCGATCATATTTTATATGTTAAAGGTAACTTAAAGCGCAATCAGGCTTATGCTATTTACCATGAAGGGGCGCCTTACACCGATCCTAAAACAGGTGAAAAGCTAGCGAGTAGAGCATCTTATGTGGGTATGGCTCGCGCTTTTAGAGCTGGTGATGCGGCTAATGGTGAACCTGCCTCAGTCAGAGTTGAATCAGTTA
This Pseudoalteromonas undina DNA region includes the following protein-coding sequences:
- a CDS encoding LysM peptidoglycan-binding domain-containing protein, with translation MKSPFIAIILALGAAFPVLADVLTIKKDAPKQYVVKKGDTLWDISAIYLNEPWLWPELWQMNPQIDNPHLIYPGDALALIYDADGNPRLVINKAYRKLSPMGRITPKGKDAITTLPLELIKPYLSFEQAINSDTIKEKPYILGANENTKTQTIDHILYVKGNLKRNQAYAIYHEGAPYTDPKTGEKLASRASYVGMARAFRAGDAANGEPASVRVESVKREIKQGDFLLPAMEGQMLPVYFNMHRPTQPLQGHVIASPREVREFSTMDVVVLNLGSEQQVEVGHVIDIERQSPKVIDGARGPRYTEDSSRLEKLVSATSELFGSESDEDSITWKMPAEKVGEMIIFKVYDKVSYALITKNQYPIRIGDLAVIH